The proteins below come from a single Aegilops tauschii subsp. strangulata cultivar AL8/78 chromosome 6, Aet v6.0, whole genome shotgun sequence genomic window:
- the LOC109779258 gene encoding oligopeptide transporter 7-like — protein sequence MWVLGMASRAVLSFLNQFFWYRKEPLTITAISAQIAVVPLGRLMAAALPERAFFRGRPYEFTLNPGPFNVKEHVLITIFANAGAGTVYAIHVVTAVRVFYGKNLTFFASLLVVLTTQVLGFGWAGIFRRYLVEPAAMWWPSNLVQVSLFRALHEKEVRSKGGFTRSQFFLVAFVCSFVYYIFPGYLFQMLTSLSWICWVFPNSVLAQQLGSGLYGLGIGSIGLDWASVSSYLGSPLASPWFATANVAAGFFIIMYVITPMAYRFNLYKARNFPIFSHGLFTESGHKYNITSIVDSQFHFDTEAYQKNGPLYLSTFFAVTYGVRFASLTATIIHVLLFHGSEIRQLSKSAFQEKRVDVHTKLMRRYKQVPEWWFICILIVNIAATVFACEYHIEQLQLPWWGVLLACAIAFFFTLPVGIITATTNQTPGLNIITEYIMGYLYPGRPVANMCFKVYGYISMSQALTFLQDFKLGHYMKIPPRTMFMAQVVGTLIAAFVYLGTAWWLMDSIPNICDTELLPAGSPWTCPDDHVFYGASVIWGLISPRRIFGDLGTYSAVNWFFLGGAIAPLLVWFAHKAFPGQNWILLINMPVLIGSTGQMPPATAVNYITWIFVGFLSGYVVYRYRRDWWERHNYLLSGALDAGLAFMAVLIYLCLGLENISLNWWGNDLDGCPLASCPTAKGIFVEGCPAVYT from the exons ATGTGGGTCCTCGGCATGGCGTCCCGCGCGGTGCTCTCCTTCCTCAACCAGTTCTTCTGGTACCGCAAGGAGCCGCTCACCATCACCGCCATCTCGGCCCAGATCGCCGTGGTGCCGCTCGGCCGCCTCATGGCCGCGGCGCTCCCCGAGCGCGCCTTCTTCCGCGGCAGGCCGTACGAGTTCACCCTCAACCCGGGGCCGTTCAACGTGAAGGAGCACGTGCTCATCACCATCTTCGCCAACGCCGGCGCCGGCACCGTCTACGCCATCCACGTCGTCACCGCCGTCCGCGTCTTCTACGGCAAGAACCTCACCTTCTTTGCCTCGCTCCTCGTGGTGCTCACCACCCAGGTGCTCGGGTTCGGGTGGGCGGGGATTTTCCGGCGGTACCTGGTGGAGCCGGCGGCCATGTGGTGGCCGTCCAACCTCGTGCAGGTCTCCCTCTTCAG GGCGCTCCACGAGAAGGAGGTGCGGAGCAAAGGCGGCTTCACGCGCAGCCAGTTCTTCCTGGTGGCCTTCGTCTGCAGCTTCGTCTACTACATCTTCCCCGGCTACCTGTTCCAGATGCTCACCTCCCTCTCATGGATCTGCTGGGTCTTCCCCAACTCCGTGTTGGCCCAGCAGCTCGGCTCGGGCCTCTACGGCCTCGGCATCGGCTCCATCGGCCTCGACTGGGCCTCTGTCTCGTCTTACCTCGGGAGCCCCCTCGCCAGCCCCTGGTTCGCCACCGCCAACGTCGCCGCAggattcttcatcatcatgtaCGTGATCACGCCCATGGCGTACCGGTTCAACTTGTACAAGGCGCGGAACTTTCCCATCTTCTCTCATGGGCTCTTCACCGAGTCCGGGCACAAGTACAACATCACGAGCATCGTGGACTCCCAGTTCCATTTTGACACGGAGGCCTACCAGAAGAATGGTCCACTGTACCTCAGCACTTTCTTTGCTGTCACGTATGGTGTCCGGTTTGCATCCCTTACCGCAACGATCATCCATGTCCTCCTCTTCCATGGAAG TGAAATTAGGCAGTTAAGTAAATCAGCTTTCCAAGAGAAGAGGGTGGATGTACACACAAAGCTTATGAGGAGATATAAGCAGGTCCCCGAGTGGTGGTTCATCTGCATCCTTATTGTTAACATTGCCGCCACCGTATTTGCTTGTGAATACCACATCGAGCAACTGCAGCTGCCCTGGTGGGGTGTGCTGCTTGCATGTGCCATAGCCTTTTTCTTTACCCTCCCAGTTGGAATTATCACAGCAACTACGAACCAG ACTCCAGGATTGAACATCATCACAGAGTACATCATGGGGTACTTGTACCCTGGACGTCCGGTCGCAAATATGTGCTTCAAGGTATATGGCTACATCAGCATGAGCCAAGCTCTGACGTTTCTGCAAGATTTTAAGTTGGGCCACTACATGAAGATTCCCCCAAGGACCATGTTCATGGCTCAG GTGGTGGGAACTCTGATTGCGGCATTTGTGTACCTTGGAACGGCATGGTGGCTCATGGACTCAATCCCCAACATCTGCGACACCGAGCTCCTCCCAGCCGGCAGCCCTTGGACCTGCCCTGACGATCATGTGTTCTACGGCGCATCAGTCATATGGGGTCTTATTAGCCCACGCAGAATATTCGGGGACTTGGGAACTTACTCAGCAGTGAACTGGTTCTTCTTGGGGGGAGCCATTGCCCCACTCCTCGTCTGGTTTGCACACAAGGCATTCCCAGGCCAGAACTGGATCTTGCTTATCAACATGCCCGTGTTGATTGGTTCCACCGGCCAGATGCCACCCGCCACTGCAGTCAACTACATCACATGGATATTTGTTGGGTTTTTGTCAGGCTATGTGGTCTATAGATACCGACGTGACTGGTGGGAGCGACACAATTATCTGCTTTCAGGTGCACTAGATGCTGGTTTGGCATTCATGGCCGTGTTAATTTACCTGTGCCTAGGCTTGGAGAACATCAGTTTGAACTGGTGGGGCAATGACTTGGATGGATGTCCCCTGGCTTCTTGCCCCACTGCTAAAGGTATATTTGTTGAGGGGTGCCCAGCAGTGTATACGTGA